The DNA segment gaagaacagaacagaatccatttcctcttcaaactgctgtcagacattatctactgcactctgatcacatcactcagaccagctgctttctacaaagtctcatcaacaacatctttagaaacaaacatcaacaaccaggaagcagcttcacctctgatcacacacacactcaactctgctcactcacctggaggatcaacaacACGAAGGTAGATGATGCTGATGGACTTCCATGAGTGTGTTTCTTCCATGAAGACACGACACTCGTATGTTCCAGTGTCATCAGTCGTCATgtccttcagaatcaaagacacgtctccatccttgATTTTTCTCTCCTGCAGGTCAACTCGATTCATAAAAGATAAATGCTGGCTGTGTGGGTCAAAGTGCCCGTCGCGGTTTAAAAGTACATATTCTGGCTTTAAGTCAAATCTGCTCCACTCTACAGCTATGAAGGACGTGTTTGAAGCTCGACATGGCAGAGTGATGTTCTGTCCAGATTTAATTGTGATGTTTTTGTGGTCTGaaagaatgaaaatacaaaGCAGAGGTTAGAAAGGTTTTAGCATAGAAAGGCTTCCTAGCTCCGCCGAACCACAGGAGGCAGAGTTGACACCGACAGTGACGTTTGGCACACAATTTGTTATCAGAGAGAGACGTGACTCTCAAAGAGGTATCAGCTGAAAACATTGC comes from the Maylandia zebra isolate NMK-2024a unplaced genomic scaffold, Mzebra_GT3a scaffold02, whole genome shotgun sequence genome and includes:
- the LOC143415691 gene encoding uncharacterized protein LOC143415691; amino-acid sequence: MDDIIRTVFTAVLWTLASSHEDHKNITIKSGQNITLPCRASNTSFIAVEWSRFDLKPEYVLLNRDGHFDPHSQHLSFMNRVDLQERKIKDGDVSLILKDMTTDDTGTYECRVFMEETHSWKSISIIYLRVVDPPGPPVENRPVGLIIGVIIGLSAVVIFVAFVMYKNPEKRQNTFLVPSCHERIRHCFCRRAEAHVTSAVI